A window of the Brassica napus cultivar Da-Ae chromosome C5, Da-Ae, whole genome shotgun sequence genome harbors these coding sequences:
- the LOC125587747 gene encoding uncharacterized protein LOC125587747 isoform X2: MSLLLLVKLSSVYNNFRKHLLCYFRKAFQKSLKFFFPCLRRIETRWDSVPLKLALPELKYPIGSQPKQKSAINQYSGSEYISIVDSILKSDEMIRVRGSFLGPIMKLSERGLKLSAKMVYAILTRSIVSVKENEAWFHFGAQPMRFSIREFHMMTGLKCSGALEGPRRETDRFNWELLKGRSHKLSDVVEQLRNTREDASEERVCLAMLILVESILLRKSKGGSFPLEYAKNAQDMTYPWGKEAYIVLLKSIQNAVANHLENKSKFELQGYPLVFLLWILESIPLLRNKFSKCVPTVEVPGPTYLCEKYTELKVHCILPSIPHDPEDDISIEDKYSDELETLKDVTKKGYKLTADDWENRCVDTFETLDALIQMMANKETGQASTPIDEDSVNEKVNRIIEVMEENLKSMKDRMSLLEEENMHLRARVSELEGNNNVFPTNVTQQRSSGTPLSPMSHTQPSSETPLSPMSQQPNLTHEETMIESAASPKSQQNEDYTQPSSETPLSPMSQQPNLTHEETMNESDDDTPALDTQVFSPNLTKEVYAQ; encoded by the exons ATGAGTCTTTTGTTGCTTGTGAAACTGTCTAGTGTTTATAATAATTTCAGGAAgcatttgttgtgttatttcaggaaagccttccagaaaagtttgaaatttttttttccatgtttacgcaggatagaaacaagatgggATTCAGTACCTCTAAAACTAGCACTGCCAGAGCTGAAGTATCCTATTGGTTCACAGCCAAAGCAAAAGTCAGCAATCAACCAATATTCCGGCTCAGAGTATATCTCCATTGTTGACAGCATCCTAAAATCAGATGAGATGATAAGAGTCCGAGGATCATTTCTGGGACCTATAATGAAGCTCAGTGAGAGAGGATTGAAGTTATCAGCAAAGATGGTCTACGCCATTCTCACTAGAAGCATCGTTTCTGTCAAGGAGAATGAAGCCTGGTTCCATTTCGGTGCGCAGCCAATGAGGTTCTCTATAAGAGAATTTCATATGATGACAGGCTTGAAATGTAGTGGTGCATTAGAAGGACCACGAAGGGAAACCGATAGATTTAATTGGGAATTGCTAAAGGGGCGTAGTCATAAGTTAAGTGACGTGGTGGAACAGCtcagaaacacaagagaagatgcTTCTGAGGAGAGAGTATGCCTCGCAATGCTCATCCTGGTAGAGAGCATATTATTGCGGAAGAGCAAAGGAGGGAGTTTTCCTTTGGAATATGCGAAAAATGCACAGGATATGACATATCCATGGGGGAAAGAGGCTTACATTGTGCTCCTGAAGTCAATTCAAAACGCTGTCGCGAATCATTTGGAGAATAAATCCAAATTTGagttgcaaggttatcctctagTATTCCTTCTTTGGATACTAGAGTCGATTCCTTTGCTAAGGAATAAGTTCAGTAAGTGTGTACCAACAGTTGAGGTTCCTGGGCCGACTTACTTGTGTGAAAAATACACTGAG CTGAAGGTCCATTGCATACTACCTTCTATTCCTCATGATCCAGAAGATGATATCTCCATTGAAGACAAATATAGTGACGAGCTGGAAACACTGAAAGATGTAACAAAGAAAGGGTACAAGCTTACAGCCGATGACTGGGAAAATAGGTGTGTAGACACATTTGAAACATTGGATGCTCTTATTCAAATGATGGCAAATAAGGAGACTGGCCAAGCTTCTACTCCGATTGATGAGGATTCAGtaaatgaaaaagtgaacaggatCATTGAGGTAATGGAGGAGAATCTGAAGAGCATGAAGGATCGAATGTCATTACTGGAAGAAGAAAACATGCATCTTAGAGCCCGTGTGTCAGAGTTGGAAGGAAACAACAATGTTTTTCCCACTAACGTGACACAACAG CGATCCAGTGGgacacctttatctccaatgtctcacacgcaaccatcgagtgagacgcctttatctccaatgtctcaacagcctaatttgacacatgag GAGACAATGATTGAATCAGCTGCATCTCCAAAGTCTCAACAAAATGAG GATTACACGCAACCATCGAGTGAGacgcctttatctccaatgtctcaacagcctaatttgacacatgag GAGACAATGAATGAATCAGATGATGACACTCCTGCCCTTGATACTCAAGTATTCTCTCCTAATCTGACaaaagaggtatatgctcaatga
- the BNAANNG18100D gene encoding vascular-related unknown protein 2 yields the protein MENSVNNCVRQKVFSNHQVRTIHEEEDQKEESSWLIYFEDIDHEDEMVEEMSHYYDNDSSMISDAASPVHNTKIYNVARRKANSTNTNPKKRRIIHQHKKEKQQEKGDEDEEEDTASSPSNKTKGFHVLDGGENNVNVTSEVIYKKHCVARDTRSNINEVINEEFLSAELKKRGLCLVPLSMFSNFIA from the exons ATGGAGAACTCCGTAAACAACTGCGTGAGACAAAAGGTATTCTCTAATCACCAAGTCAGAACGATacacgaagaagaagatcaaaagGAGGAGAGTAGTTGGCTAATCTACTTTGAAGACATTGATCACGAAGACGAAATGGTCGAAGAAATGAGTCATTACTACGATAATGATTCATCGATGATCTCAGACGCTGCATCTCCTGTCCACAACACAAAGATATATAACGTTGCTCGTCGAAAGGCTAATAGTACTAATACAAACCCTAAAAAGAGACGTATCATCCATCaacacaaaaaagaaaaacaacaagaaaaaggagatgaagacgaagaagaagacacaGCCTCTTCTCCTTCGAATAAAACTAAG GGTTTTCATGTGTTGGATGGTGGTGAAAATAATGTAAATGTTACATCAGAGGTAATATACAAGAAACATTGTGTTGCAAGAGACACAAGATCGAACATAAATGAAGTAATAAATGAAGAATTCTTATCCGCAGAACTGAAGAAGAGAGGACTTTGTCTAGTTCCTTTATCaatgttttctaattttattgcTTGA
- the LOC125587747 gene encoding uncharacterized protein LOC125587747 isoform X1 has protein sequence MSLLLLVKLSSVYNNFRKHLLCYFRKAFQKSLKFFFPCLRRIETRWDSVPLKLALPELKYPIGSQPKQKSAINQYSGSEYISIVDSILKSDEMIRVRGSFLGPIMKLSERGLKLSAKMVYAILTRSIVSVKENEAWFHFGAQPMRFSIREFHMMTGLKCSGALEGPRRETDRFNWELLKGRSHKLSDVVEQLRNTREDASEERVCLAMLILVESILLRKSKGGSFPLEYAKNAQDMTYPWGKEAYIVLLKSIQNAVANHLENKSKFELQGYPLVFLLWILESIPLLRNKFSKCVPTVEVPGPTYLCEKYTEVENPSLDRVLQVEADTKLKVHCILPSIPHDPEDDISIEDKYSDELETLKDVTKKGYKLTADDWENRCVDTFETLDALIQMMANKETGQASTPIDEDSVNEKVNRIIEVMEENLKSMKDRMSLLEEENMHLRARVSELEGNNNVFPTNVTQQRSSGTPLSPMSHTQPSSETPLSPMSQQPNLTHEETMIESAASPKSQQNEDYTQPSSETPLSPMSQQPNLTHEETMNESDDDTPALDTQVFSPNLTKEVYAQ, from the exons ATGAGTCTTTTGTTGCTTGTGAAACTGTCTAGTGTTTATAATAATTTCAGGAAgcatttgttgtgttatttcaggaaagccttccagaaaagtttgaaatttttttttccatgtttacgcaggatagaaacaagatgggATTCAGTACCTCTAAAACTAGCACTGCCAGAGCTGAAGTATCCTATTGGTTCACAGCCAAAGCAAAAGTCAGCAATCAACCAATATTCCGGCTCAGAGTATATCTCCATTGTTGACAGCATCCTAAAATCAGATGAGATGATAAGAGTCCGAGGATCATTTCTGGGACCTATAATGAAGCTCAGTGAGAGAGGATTGAAGTTATCAGCAAAGATGGTCTACGCCATTCTCACTAGAAGCATCGTTTCTGTCAAGGAGAATGAAGCCTGGTTCCATTTCGGTGCGCAGCCAATGAGGTTCTCTATAAGAGAATTTCATATGATGACAGGCTTGAAATGTAGTGGTGCATTAGAAGGACCACGAAGGGAAACCGATAGATTTAATTGGGAATTGCTAAAGGGGCGTAGTCATAAGTTAAGTGACGTGGTGGAACAGCtcagaaacacaagagaagatgcTTCTGAGGAGAGAGTATGCCTCGCAATGCTCATCCTGGTAGAGAGCATATTATTGCGGAAGAGCAAAGGAGGGAGTTTTCCTTTGGAATATGCGAAAAATGCACAGGATATGACATATCCATGGGGGAAAGAGGCTTACATTGTGCTCCTGAAGTCAATTCAAAACGCTGTCGCGAATCATTTGGAGAATAAATCCAAATTTGagttgcaaggttatcctctagTATTCCTTCTTTGGATACTAGAGTCGATTCCTTTGCTAAGGAATAAGTTCAGTAAGTGTGTACCAACAGTTGAGGTTCCTGGGCCGACTTACTTGTGTGAAAAATACACTGAGGTAGAGAATCCATCACTTGATAGGGTTTTACAGGTTGAAGCTGATACAAAG CTGAAGGTCCATTGCATACTACCTTCTATTCCTCATGATCCAGAAGATGATATCTCCATTGAAGACAAATATAGTGACGAGCTGGAAACACTGAAAGATGTAACAAAGAAAGGGTACAAGCTTACAGCCGATGACTGGGAAAATAGGTGTGTAGACACATTTGAAACATTGGATGCTCTTATTCAAATGATGGCAAATAAGGAGACTGGCCAAGCTTCTACTCCGATTGATGAGGATTCAGtaaatgaaaaagtgaacaggatCATTGAGGTAATGGAGGAGAATCTGAAGAGCATGAAGGATCGAATGTCATTACTGGAAGAAGAAAACATGCATCTTAGAGCCCGTGTGTCAGAGTTGGAAGGAAACAACAATGTTTTTCCCACTAACGTGACACAACAG CGATCCAGTGGgacacctttatctccaatgtctcacacgcaaccatcgagtgagacgcctttatctccaatgtctcaacagcctaatttgacacatgag GAGACAATGATTGAATCAGCTGCATCTCCAAAGTCTCAACAAAATGAG GATTACACGCAACCATCGAGTGAGacgcctttatctccaatgtctcaacagcctaatttgacacatgag GAGACAATGAATGAATCAGATGATGACACTCCTGCCCTTGATACTCAAGTATTCTCTCCTAATCTGACaaaagaggtatatgctcaatga